One region of Anaerolineae bacterium genomic DNA includes:
- the efp gene encoding elongation factor P, whose protein sequence is MIGVTEMRKGTVVELDGELWRVLEYQHHKPGRGNAIIRTKLRNLRTGATIERTFTSGDRVQDVRLDHHTVQYLYRDGDLYYFMDLETFEQPVLRAEALGDAVHYLTENVVVELETYRGEPIAIELPTTVDLKVVEAEPGFAGDTAASPSKQVTVETGLKVQVPMFINVGDVIRVDTRDGSYVTRV, encoded by the coding sequence ATGATCGGCGTAACGGAGATGCGCAAGGGTACTGTCGTCGAGCTGGATGGTGAGCTATGGCGTGTCCTCGAGTATCAACATCATAAGCCTGGGCGCGGCAATGCCATCATCCGTACCAAGCTGCGCAACCTCCGCACTGGCGCTACCATCGAACGTACTTTCACCTCGGGAGACCGCGTTCAGGACGTGCGCTTGGATCACCACACGGTACAGTACCTGTACCGCGATGGAGACCTCTACTACTTCATGGACCTGGAGACCTTCGAGCAGCCAGTGCTCAGGGCTGAGGCGCTGGGCGACGCGGTCCACTACCTTACCGAGAACGTAGTGGTGGAGCTTGAAACGTATCGGGGTGAGCCGATCGCCATCGAGTTGCCTACCACGGTAGACTTAAAAGTCGTCGAGGCCGAGCCCGGTTTCGCTGGAGACACCGCAGCTAGCCCCTCGAAACAGGTCACAGTAGAGACCGGGTTGAAGGTCCAGGTGCCTATGTTCATTAACGTGGGGGATGTGATCCGGGTAGACACTCGCGACGGCAGTTACGTCACCCGCGTGTAG
- a CDS encoding exonuclease domain-containing protein, with product MRPTFVALDLETTGLDPERDRIIEIGVVRFQSDGEIQTWSTLVNPGCPIPPRIEQLTGISNAAVSRAPTLPMVLPSLRRFVGDATLIGHNLAFDLSFLRQADFLTRNPTVDTFTLAAIVLPRQKSYALSALAEFLNVKLSTAHRALADAQAAAELFRALIRHAEMHIPFQVIQQINHLAERCRPPWPLREVFQEIERRQARHAFTRSVPAKPASPEPLWPSGESLQVREPGELPAKPLDVSALTNMLVPGGQVAVQFPAYEHRPQQVQMLAAVARAFNEGRHLLVEAGTGTGKSLAYLLPAIRFALDNQERVVISTNTINLQEQLFRKDIPDLRRILGTEVRCALLKGRSNYLCPRRFEALFQASELTIPEMNVIAQVLAWLPNTATGDQAELFLPNAEERAVWDQIASEPEGCTLERCLRKQKGRCFFYQAHQRAQSAHVLIINHALLFADIAAENRVLPEYTHLIIDEAHHIEEAATQQLTFTASNEVTDQRLSKLYTTSHRLGLLDEILHSLRQAVEPQILELFQAHVRIIQQTAQMAQAHMARFFATMLDFLRRHSRQRLDTPYDVRIPLDQGMRRQPAWLELETAWDEASRCLKTLAEQASQLAAGLGEFGQYDIPDREELILELAEAVHSLNEYRKRLEAIITSPNANEIYWAEITTRNGQLSLKAAPLHIGPLVEAHLLSPKRTVVMTSATLRTAGSFKYIRGQLNAWNAEELAVDSPFDYERQALLYLPTDVPEPDQPGYQEAVERAIIELARAINGRLLALFTSHSQLRKTTEAVIQALMPEGFTIFSQSDGISRVQLLHGFRTTPKSVLLGTRSFWEGVDIAGEALSALVICRLPFAVPQDPIVQARSQNFADPFHEYHLPDAILRFRQGFGRLIRSRQDIGVCVILDRRVLTKPYGLLFLQSLPRCYEIRGPLTQLPAAAADWLVRQTLSQAL from the coding sequence GTGAGACCTACTTTTGTTGCCCTAGACCTGGAGACCACTGGGCTCGATCCGGAACGAGATAGAATCATCGAGATCGGCGTCGTCCGCTTCCAGAGCGATGGGGAGATTCAGACCTGGTCTACTCTGGTCAACCCTGGCTGCCCCATTCCCCCGCGTATCGAGCAGCTTACTGGCATCTCCAACGCGGCGGTGAGCCGCGCTCCCACCCTCCCAATGGTGTTGCCCTCGCTCCGCCGGTTTGTAGGAGACGCCACCCTGATCGGCCACAACCTTGCTTTCGATCTCAGCTTTCTTCGCCAGGCTGACTTCCTCACGCGCAATCCGACGGTGGATACCTTCACCCTAGCTGCTATCGTCTTGCCCCGCCAAAAAAGCTATGCTCTCAGCGCGCTGGCCGAGTTCCTAAACGTCAAGCTTAGCACGGCTCATCGCGCCCTGGCCGATGCGCAGGCCGCTGCCGAGCTGTTCCGGGCCCTTATCCGCCATGCGGAGATGCATATCCCCTTCCAGGTAATTCAGCAGATTAATCATCTGGCTGAGCGATGCCGCCCTCCATGGCCTCTGCGCGAGGTGTTCCAAGAGATCGAGCGACGACAGGCACGCCATGCCTTCACCCGCTCTGTGCCCGCCAAGCCGGCTTCACCGGAGCCTCTCTGGCCGTCTGGTGAATCCCTCCAAGTGAGAGAGCCTGGTGAACTCCCCGCTAAGCCGTTGGACGTGTCGGCGTTAACGAACATGCTGGTTCCTGGCGGGCAGGTGGCGGTCCAATTCCCCGCTTATGAACATCGCCCGCAGCAAGTGCAGATGCTGGCTGCCGTAGCGCGTGCATTCAACGAGGGGCGACACCTATTGGTAGAAGCCGGTACAGGCACCGGCAAGTCCCTGGCCTACCTGTTGCCGGCCATACGCTTCGCTTTGGATAACCAAGAGCGAGTTGTCATCTCCACTAACACTATTAACCTCCAGGAGCAGCTCTTCCGAAAAGATATCCCCGATCTGCGGCGCATCCTGGGGACCGAAGTGCGCTGCGCGCTGTTAAAGGGGCGCAGCAATTATCTGTGCCCTCGACGCTTCGAGGCATTATTCCAAGCATCTGAGCTGACCATCCCTGAGATGAACGTCATCGCCCAGGTTCTGGCCTGGCTGCCGAACACTGCCACTGGTGATCAAGCTGAGCTCTTCCTACCCAACGCCGAGGAACGCGCTGTGTGGGATCAGATCGCCAGTGAGCCGGAGGGATGCACGCTTGAGCGCTGCCTGCGTAAACAGAAAGGGCGTTGCTTCTTTTATCAGGCCCACCAGCGAGCCCAAAGCGCGCACGTCCTCATCATCAATCACGCTCTCCTGTTTGCCGACATCGCCGCCGAAAACCGCGTCCTGCCCGAATACACGCATCTTATCATAGACGAAGCCCATCACATAGAGGAGGCCGCTACCCAACAGCTCACCTTCACCGCCTCAAACGAGGTCACCGACCAGCGGTTGAGCAAGCTGTACACCACTAGCCATCGCCTAGGCCTCCTTGACGAGATACTTCATAGCCTCCGCCAGGCTGTGGAGCCGCAGATCCTGGAGCTCTTTCAGGCTCACGTGCGGATCATCCAACAAACCGCTCAGATGGCGCAGGCCCACATGGCCCGCTTCTTCGCGACAATGCTTGACTTCCTGCGTCGTCATTCCCGCCAGCGCCTGGACACCCCTTACGATGTTCGCATCCCACTCGATCAGGGGATGCGCCGCCAGCCGGCGTGGTTGGAGCTGGAAACTGCATGGGATGAAGCCAGCCGCTGTCTGAAAACGCTAGCTGAACAGGCTAGCCAACTGGCCGCTGGGCTGGGCGAGTTCGGCCAGTACGACATCCCCGATCGTGAGGAGCTCATCCTCGAACTTGCTGAAGCCGTCCACAGTCTCAACGAATATCGCAAGCGGCTCGAGGCGATCATCACCTCGCCGAATGCCAACGAAATCTATTGGGCCGAGATTACCACCCGTAACGGACAGCTAAGCCTGAAAGCCGCACCGTTGCACATCGGGCCGCTAGTGGAAGCGCACTTGTTGAGCCCCAAGCGCACCGTCGTGATGACCTCGGCTACCTTGCGCACCGCGGGCTCATTCAAGTACATCCGTGGGCAGTTGAATGCTTGGAACGCCGAGGAGCTAGCGGTGGACTCACCGTTTGATTACGAGAGACAGGCTTTGCTATACCTGCCGACCGACGTGCCCGAGCCTGACCAACCGGGCTATCAGGAAGCTGTCGAGCGCGCGATTATTGAGTTGGCGCGGGCGATCAACGGGCGGTTACTAGCGCTGTTCACCTCACACAGCCAACTCCGCAAAACCACGGAGGCGGTGATCCAGGCCCTGATGCCGGAGGGTTTTACCATCTTCAGCCAGAGCGATGGGATCTCCCGTGTGCAACTGTTGCACGGCTTCCGTACCACGCCGAAATCGGTGCTGCTAGGTACGCGCAGCTTCTGGGAAGGTGTGGACATTGCCGGTGAGGCGCTCAGCGCGCTGGTGATCTGCCGTCTGCCTTTTGCTGTGCCTCAGGACCCCATCGTCCAGGCTCGCAGTCAGAACTTCGCTGACCCCTTTCACGAGTATCACTTGCCCGATGCGATCTTGCGTTTCCGCCAAGGATTCGGCCGCCTCATCCGCAGTCGCCAGGATATCGGCGTCTGCGTCATCCTCGACCGGCGGGTGCTGACCAAACCGTACGGCCTGCTTTTCCTCCAGTCCTTGCCCAGGTGCTACGAGATCCGTGGACCTCTTACCCAATTGCCTGCGGCGGCGGCTGATTGGCTTGTTCGCCAAACCCTTTCACAGGCTTTATAG